The following proteins are encoded in a genomic region of Microbacterium sp. NC79:
- a CDS encoding serine hydrolase, whose amino-acid sequence MTRTDDTVVAVLPQLEPFLREWIDTQRVMTGVPAVQVAVRLGSDLLFSYASGVTDTNTREPVTTAHAFRIASHSKTFTATLIMQLVERGELSLDATVGSLIPELADAPVASRTVRALLGHQAGVERDGTDANWWQRTKLFPNRNELIAELQSESVYPANTHFHYSNLAYSLLGLIIEAVTGRDFADAALDVVPVLSAFMGAPATIGPDLGQGAEVDIVSGHAAPLGYWRDGDTETVSPVIAPVDTRAQASATGFWANAETISAWLSAHALGTELFLNDDSKRLMQRKESTITKNGLTRFYGLGWIQRTIGTRHVIGHSGGFPGHITQTWGDPKTGLAVSVLTNRIDGKASDWATAIINLLDAAARAVTDADGDDVSDVNGTFWALWGATSIVALPGVALQLSPAAVDPAGVMTIMHGDADGALRAVAEDGFADAGEIMGVERDDAGVSSITVTGITSWREELYAAKREGLLNGAL is encoded by the coding sequence ATGACCCGCACTGATGACACTGTTGTTGCCGTTCTCCCTCAGTTGGAGCCCTTCCTCCGCGAGTGGATCGATACTCAGCGCGTGATGACGGGGGTGCCCGCCGTACAGGTTGCCGTGCGCCTCGGCTCGGACCTGCTGTTCTCCTACGCCTCCGGTGTGACGGACACGAACACGCGTGAACCCGTTACCACAGCGCACGCCTTCCGCATCGCTTCGCACTCCAAGACCTTCACGGCGACGCTCATCATGCAGCTCGTGGAACGCGGCGAACTGAGCCTCGACGCCACCGTCGGTTCCCTCATCCCGGAACTTGCTGACGCGCCGGTCGCATCACGCACCGTGCGCGCCCTGCTCGGGCACCAGGCCGGTGTCGAGCGTGACGGAACCGACGCGAACTGGTGGCAACGCACCAAGCTATTCCCGAATCGGAATGAACTCATTGCCGAGCTGCAGAGCGAAAGCGTCTACCCGGCTAATACGCACTTCCACTACTCAAACCTCGCCTACAGTCTGTTGGGCTTGATCATTGAGGCCGTCACCGGACGCGACTTCGCCGACGCGGCGCTCGATGTCGTTCCGGTGCTCTCCGCGTTCATGGGCGCACCCGCCACGATCGGGCCAGACCTGGGGCAGGGCGCTGAGGTCGACATCGTGTCAGGCCATGCCGCGCCGCTCGGGTATTGGCGCGATGGTGACACTGAAACCGTGTCGCCCGTCATCGCCCCCGTCGACACGCGCGCGCAGGCGTCAGCGACGGGATTCTGGGCCAACGCTGAGACCATTTCGGCATGGTTGAGCGCACACGCACTCGGCACCGAGCTGTTCCTCAACGACGATTCGAAGCGACTTATGCAGCGCAAGGAATCTACGATCACGAAGAACGGGCTGACGCGCTTTTATGGCCTCGGCTGGATTCAGCGCACGATCGGTACGCGTCACGTTATTGGGCACTCGGGTGGCTTCCCCGGCCACATCACACAGACGTGGGGCGACCCGAAGACGGGCCTCGCCGTCAGCGTGCTGACGAACCGCATTGATGGCAAGGCCAGCGACTGGGCAACCGCCATCATCAATCTGCTTGATGCGGCCGCCCGGGCCGTTACTGACGCCGACGGCGACGACGTCTCAGACGTGAACGGAACCTTCTGGGCGTTGTGGGGTGCGACGAGCATCGTCGCGCTGCCTGGCGTGGCCCTTCAGCTGTCCCCTGCTGCCGTTGACCCCGCTGGCGTTATGACGATCATGCACGGGGACGCCGATGGTGCGCTGCGCGCGGTAGCAGAGGACGGATTCGCCGACGCTGGCGAGATCATGGGCGTTGAACGTGATGATGCCGGGGTCTCGTCGATCACGGTGACCGGCATTACGAGCTGGCGCGAAGAGCTATACGCAGCCAAGCGCGAAGGGCTGCTGAACGGCGCGCTGTAG
- a CDS encoding D-alanyl-D-alanine carboxypeptidase yields MTQLAEPDAPEQRPTDDKPVLGWVTAEWLTSRHTQAFPEPDSLDLLEGKPLKRGIARVIVPAALLAGLAASYLGATLLFPLTNIAPTVTKTPVSVTAAAPALPSWPIQGSAGVGVQSMGSVSSTFEQESMASITKVITAMVILEALPLAPGEQGPEYYFTQYDSNLYWDYLRNNESALDVPVDGTLTEYQLLQGILMGSAGNYTDFLAEEIWNSDEEYAAAAMEWLNRNGITGITVAEPTGINPANAAVPGSLSRLAEVALQHPVFAEIVATPVAEIPGNAEPVTNTNALLADAGVIGVKTGSLEGFNLLTAKDVTIDGTTVRLTASVIDQADPETRDAESRRLLADLEVALAPTNAVPAGTAVGNVATAWGAQAELRTATDSTLILWNSATGTTAAQLDLGDEWDKGAKAGALTVTGPLNERVTEVVLASDLPGPSAWWRLTHPLELWGLV; encoded by the coding sequence GTGACTCAACTCGCCGAACCTGATGCGCCCGAACAGCGCCCCACCGACGACAAGCCGGTGTTGGGGTGGGTGACCGCCGAATGGCTGACGAGCCGTCACACTCAGGCTTTCCCAGAGCCCGATTCGCTTGACCTCCTCGAGGGCAAGCCGCTCAAGCGTGGCATCGCTCGCGTTATCGTTCCGGCGGCTCTGCTCGCTGGTCTCGCGGCGAGTTATCTCGGTGCCACCCTGCTTTTTCCGCTGACAAACATTGCACCCACCGTCACCAAGACTCCGGTCTCCGTAACGGCAGCAGCCCCCGCGCTCCCCTCCTGGCCCATTCAAGGTTCCGCAGGTGTCGGCGTGCAGAGTATGGGTAGCGTTTCGAGCACGTTTGAACAGGAGTCGATGGCGAGCATCACCAAGGTGATTACCGCCATGGTTATTCTCGAAGCGCTCCCCCTCGCTCCTGGCGAGCAAGGCCCTGAGTATTACTTCACGCAATACGACAGCAACCTGTACTGGGACTACCTGCGCAATAACGAGTCGGCTCTCGACGTTCCGGTCGATGGCACCCTCACCGAGTACCAGCTGCTTCAGGGCATCCTGATGGGCTCAGCAGGCAACTACACCGACTTCCTCGCTGAGGAAATCTGGAACAGCGACGAAGAATATGCCGCTGCGGCTATGGAGTGGTTGAACCGCAACGGGATCACCGGAATCACGGTCGCCGAACCCACCGGAATTAACCCGGCAAACGCAGCCGTTCCCGGTTCCCTCTCCCGCCTCGCCGAGGTCGCACTGCAGCACCCGGTGTTCGCTGAGATCGTGGCGACCCCGGTTGCGGAGATCCCAGGCAACGCCGAACCGGTCACCAATACCAACGCCCTGCTGGCTGACGCTGGCGTCATTGGCGTGAAGACGGGTTCCCTCGAAGGGTTCAACCTGCTGACGGCGAAAGACGTCACGATCGACGGCACCACGGTGCGGTTGACAGCATCGGTTATCGATCAGGCTGATCCGGAGACCCGCGACGCTGAATCGCGCCGTCTCCTGGCTGACCTCGAGGTCGCCCTGGCGCCGACAAACGCCGTGCCAGCAGGCACCGCCGTCGGAAACGTCGCGACGGCCTGGGGCGCGCAGGCCGAACTGCGCACCGCAACCGACTCGACCCTCATCCTCTGGAACAGCGCGACCGGCACCACCGCCGCACAGCTCGACCTTGGCGACGAGTGGGACAAGGGCGCCAAGGCCGGTGCGCTCACCGTGACCGGTCCGCTCAACGAACGTGTCACCGAGGTCGTGTTGGCGTCTGATCTGCCCGGCCCCTCAGCGTGGTGGCGTCTGACTCACCCGCTCGAGCTGTGGGGCCTGGTATAG
- a CDS encoding ECF transporter S component: protein MNSSALLSAEDRALTASVWKWRVVDIVMASIIAVACAVLFIAWNFAYEVPSGLLKPLLPGLQGLLAGPWLIAGVLAGLIVRKPGAALFAEVVAASISALAGNQWQALTLVSGLVQGLGAEIVFLIVLYRVYKLPIAILAGAAAGLGAGILDRFLWYGAMDNAFAVTYISSTTISGAVIAGLGSWVIMKGLGKAGALSRFAAGREVSQRV, encoded by the coding sequence ATGAATTCGTCTGCCCTTTTGTCTGCGGAAGACCGCGCCCTCACCGCATCGGTGTGGAAGTGGCGCGTTGTCGACATCGTCATGGCGAGCATCATCGCCGTCGCATGTGCGGTGCTCTTTATTGCGTGGAACTTCGCCTACGAGGTTCCGTCTGGCCTCTTGAAGCCGTTGCTTCCCGGCCTGCAGGGACTGCTTGCCGGTCCGTGGCTCATCGCTGGCGTGCTTGCCGGTCTCATTGTGCGCAAGCCAGGAGCCGCACTGTTCGCCGAGGTGGTTGCCGCTTCGATTTCGGCGCTCGCCGGAAACCAGTGGCAAGCACTCACCCTGGTGTCTGGTCTCGTCCAGGGCCTCGGCGCTGAGATTGTCTTCCTGATTGTGCTGTACCGCGTCTACAAGCTGCCGATTGCGATTCTGGCCGGTGCCGCTGCGGGTCTTGGCGCCGGAATCCTGGACCGTTTCCTGTGGTACGGCGCGATGGACAACGCGTTCGCCGTGACCTACATCTCGTCGACCACGATCTCCGGTGCCGTTATCGCCGGTCTCGGCTCGTGGGTCATCATGAAGGGCCTCGGAAAGGCTGGCGCTCTCAGCCGCTTCGCCGCGGGGCGCGAGGTTTCGCAGCGCGTCTAA
- a CDS encoding ABC transporter ATP-binding protein produces the protein MAVRLQVDSWAWRYSTRKKWAVTNATFTIEPGERVLLLGASGSGKSTLLHAFAGVLADDEGESLGTMSVDGAPVASQRGRVGLVLQDPDTQAVLSRVGDDVAFGMENLGVAHEEMRPRVDAALDAVGLDVNLDRSTAALSGGQKQRLALAGVLAMQPGAILLDEPTANLDPAGVREVRDAVLRTVDRTGATLVIVEHRTEVWLDIVTRVIVLGPDGVIADGSPTAVLRERGAELAAAGVWVPGHPPQHPAPAAHARGGVLLEAAGLQVARVKKHPVAGPIDLSVHAGEVIGIVGPNGAGKSTLGLTLAGLIPAHAGSVRASEELAGMAQQDPFRWTSRQLLTRIGTVLQEPEHQLIARTVRDEIAVGPRALGLDEDEVSARVDELMGRLRLSHVAGANPYTLSGGEQRRLTVGAMLATRPRVLVLDEPTFGQDAVTWSELVGLMAMLRDAGHSLVVVTHDAEVSRALHARRVEVTG, from the coding sequence ATGGCTGTTCGTCTGCAGGTCGATTCGTGGGCCTGGCGCTACTCCACCCGTAAGAAATGGGCGGTGACAAACGCCACGTTCACGATTGAGCCGGGCGAGCGCGTGCTGCTGCTCGGTGCGAGTGGTTCAGGCAAGTCAACACTGCTGCACGCCTTCGCTGGCGTGCTCGCCGACGATGAGGGGGAATCCCTCGGAACCATGAGCGTTGATGGCGCGCCCGTCGCGTCCCAGCGGGGTCGGGTGGGGCTGGTGCTGCAAGACCCAGACACGCAGGCCGTGCTGTCGCGGGTCGGCGACGATGTCGCGTTTGGCATGGAGAACCTGGGCGTTGCACACGAGGAAATGCGGCCGCGCGTTGACGCCGCCCTCGACGCGGTCGGCCTCGACGTCAACCTTGACCGGTCCACGGCCGCCCTGTCCGGCGGGCAGAAACAACGGCTCGCGCTTGCCGGCGTGTTGGCGATGCAGCCGGGCGCCATCCTCCTGGATGAGCCGACGGCAAACCTGGACCCCGCGGGTGTGCGGGAAGTGCGTGATGCCGTGCTGCGTACGGTGGATCGCACCGGTGCCACGCTCGTGATTGTGGAACACCGCACCGAGGTGTGGCTCGACATTGTGACGCGCGTCATCGTGCTGGGTCCCGACGGTGTGATTGCCGATGGCAGTCCGACAGCCGTGTTGCGCGAGCGTGGTGCCGAGTTGGCTGCTGCCGGCGTATGGGTGCCTGGGCATCCGCCGCAGCACCCCGCCCCCGCCGCGCACGCCAGGGGTGGGGTGCTGCTGGAGGCCGCTGGCCTGCAGGTCGCGCGGGTAAAGAAGCATCCCGTCGCCGGGCCGATCGATCTGTCTGTGCACGCGGGCGAAGTGATCGGGATTGTCGGCCCTAATGGTGCCGGAAAGTCCACCCTCGGGCTGACCCTCGCTGGCCTCATTCCCGCACACGCTGGTTCCGTTCGTGCCAGCGAAGAGCTCGCAGGCATGGCGCAACAGGATCCGTTTCGGTGGACATCCCGCCAACTTCTGACCCGGATCGGAACCGTGCTGCAGGAGCCGGAGCACCAGCTGATTGCGCGGACGGTGCGTGATGAGATCGCGGTCGGCCCGCGTGCGCTGGGTCTTGATGAGGACGAAGTGTCCGCTCGCGTCGACGAGCTGATGGGGCGGCTGCGGCTTTCGCATGTGGCGGGTGCGAACCCCTACACGCTGTCGGGTGGCGAACAGCGCCGCCTGACGGTGGGCGCGATGCTCGCGACCAGGCCTCGGGTGCTGGTGCTGGACGAACCCACATTTGGGCAGGACGCCGTGACGTGGTCTGAGCTTGTTGGGCTGATGGCCATGCTGCGCGATGCCGGGCACTCGCTCGTTGTGGTGACTCACGACGCCGAAGTGTCGCGTGCACTGCATGCCAGGCGCGTGGAGGTGACGGGATGA
- a CDS encoding energy-coupling factor transporter transmembrane protein EcfT, with the protein MSGVVLDSPRTRTGPIVSRSALAKLGGALALSIPLVLTVDLVSAAVGLLLGLAIILWSGLTPREFFLRTLPIWIAAPSVFITVSLYGVPSGAILFEWGVVRVSEGSLHLAAASALRLFAVGLPSIAMFASIDPTDLADGLIQKLRLSPRFVMGALAAMRLLGLLANDARSLALARRARGVADHGRIRRFFGAAFALFVLAIRRGTTLSTAMEARGFGVPGVRRTHARVAPFDGRDWALIAVCALISGIAVGVAVATGAWNFVFTIAA; encoded by the coding sequence ATGAGCGGTGTGGTGTTGGATTCGCCGCGCACCCGGACCGGCCCGATCGTATCGCGCAGTGCCCTTGCCAAGTTGGGCGGCGCGTTGGCGCTATCGATTCCGCTGGTGCTGACGGTTGATTTGGTCTCCGCCGCGGTCGGACTGCTGTTGGGTCTCGCCATCATTTTGTGGTCGGGGCTGACGCCGCGCGAATTTTTCCTTCGGACGCTGCCGATCTGGATCGCGGCGCCGTCGGTGTTCATTACGGTGTCGCTGTACGGCGTGCCGAGCGGCGCGATTCTGTTCGAGTGGGGCGTGGTGCGCGTCTCAGAAGGATCACTCCACCTTGCCGCGGCGTCCGCACTGCGCCTGTTCGCGGTGGGGTTGCCCTCGATTGCGATGTTTGCGTCGATTGACCCGACTGACCTCGCCGACGGCCTCATTCAGAAGCTGCGCCTGTCGCCGCGCTTCGTGATGGGGGCGCTCGCTGCGATGCGTCTGCTTGGTCTGCTGGCTAACGACGCTCGCTCGCTCGCGCTCGCCCGCCGGGCACGCGGGGTCGCCGATCACGGCCGCATTCGCCGGTTCTTCGGCGCAGCGTTCGCGCTGTTTGTGTTGGCGATTCGGCGCGGAACCACGCTGTCGACCGCCATGGAAGCGCGCGGATTCGGGGTGCCAGGGGTGCGCCGCACTCACGCGCGTGTGGCCCCGTTTGATGGGCGTGATTGGGCGCTGATCGCGGTATGCGCGCTGATTTCGGGCATCGCCGTGGGCGTTGCGGTAGCGACGGGCGCCTGGAACTTCGTCTTCACGATTGCCGCATAG
- a CDS encoding aminoglycoside 3'-phosphotransferase gives MSIPTGDVPIAPTVLDLAGDATLTPVWVNGIGGVTFRAVASDGTTRFIKYGPHDPEVSLFDEAERLSWAGQYTRVPVVVEVGADHTHEWLVTEGIDGTTAVAPEWIARPEVAVAAIGRGLRHLHDTLPLSECRWLWDAYGRIGEAEARGLVIAEHLQTPPLDDALVVCHGDACAPNTLLNAAGDPIAHVDFGALGIGDRWADIAVASMNTVHNYGPGYEDLLIEAYGLEPDRDRLAYYRDLWNAT, from the coding sequence GTGAGCATTCCCACCGGCGACGTTCCGATCGCGCCCACCGTTCTCGACTTGGCAGGCGACGCTACTCTTACCCCGGTATGGGTCAATGGCATCGGGGGTGTCACTTTTCGAGCGGTGGCGAGCGACGGAACCACGCGCTTCATTAAGTACGGACCCCACGACCCTGAGGTCTCCCTGTTCGACGAGGCAGAGCGCCTGAGCTGGGCTGGGCAATACACGCGGGTGCCGGTCGTCGTTGAAGTCGGCGCCGACCACACGCACGAATGGCTCGTCACCGAGGGAATTGACGGAACCACGGCTGTCGCTCCCGAATGGATCGCTCGCCCGGAGGTTGCTGTCGCCGCGATCGGGCGCGGGCTTCGTCACCTTCATGACACCCTCCCCTTGTCAGAGTGCCGCTGGCTGTGGGACGCCTACGGCCGAATCGGTGAGGCCGAAGCCCGCGGACTCGTCATTGCCGAGCACCTGCAAACGCCCCCGCTCGACGATGCCCTCGTGGTTTGTCACGGCGATGCCTGCGCCCCCAACACGCTTCTCAACGCCGCGGGTGATCCCATCGCGCACGTGGACTTCGGTGCCCTCGGCATCGGTGACCGCTGGGCCGATATCGCCGTGGCCAGCATGAACACGGTGCACAACTACGGCCCCGGCTACGAAGACCTGCTCATCGAGGCATACGGGCTCGAGCCCGACCGCGACCGCCTCGCGTACTACCGCGATCTGTGGAACGCGACGTAA
- a CDS encoding DUF488 domain-containing protein yields the protein MKLQLKRAYDAAEPTDGFRVLVDRLWPRGISKERAAIDLWAKDVTPTPELRKAWHAASADEWETYAVQYRHQLEHDSASAVAELRETLHEHDTVTLVYAAHDEVYNHARVLADILDS from the coding sequence ATGAAGCTGCAGCTCAAGCGTGCGTACGATGCGGCCGAGCCGACTGACGGCTTCCGGGTGCTCGTTGACCGCCTCTGGCCGCGCGGCATTTCGAAAGAGCGCGCGGCGATCGATCTTTGGGCGAAGGATGTCACGCCGACGCCCGAGCTACGCAAGGCCTGGCATGCCGCGAGCGCCGATGAATGGGAGACGTACGCCGTGCAGTACCGCCATCAGCTCGAACACGACAGCGCGAGCGCGGTCGCCGAACTCCGAGAAACCCTGCACGAGCACGACACCGTCACCCTCGTCTACGCCGCGCACGACGAGGTGTACAATCACGCCCGCGTGCTCGCCGACATTCTCGACAGCTGA
- a CDS encoding SDR family NAD(P)-dependent oxidoreductase — MDIAGASALVTGGASGLGLATAKRLTAAGAVVTIVDLESSPGADVAASLGGYFVAADVTNPEQIAAAVAAAATRAQLRVVVNCAGIAPPAKVLDRDGNPASLADFAKVVQINLVGTFNVLSQAAAVMAKNTGTDDRGVIINTASVAAFDGQIGQPAYASSKGGVHAMTLPVARELARHGIRVCTIAPGIMETPMLAGLPQAAQDSLGQQVPYPSRLGRPDEFAALVAHIVDNDYLNGETIRLDGAIRMAPK; from the coding sequence ATGGATATCGCAGGCGCTAGTGCGCTCGTGACCGGCGGGGCCAGTGGCCTGGGTCTGGCCACGGCGAAGCGGCTGACGGCAGCGGGTGCTGTCGTGACGATTGTTGACCTGGAGTCGTCTCCGGGCGCTGACGTTGCGGCCTCGCTGGGCGGCTACTTTGTGGCCGCAGATGTCACCAACCCTGAGCAGATTGCCGCCGCTGTTGCTGCGGCCGCGACACGCGCACAACTGCGTGTTGTGGTGAACTGTGCGGGCATCGCCCCGCCGGCGAAGGTGCTGGACCGCGATGGCAACCCTGCCTCACTCGCCGACTTTGCAAAGGTCGTGCAGATCAACCTCGTCGGCACCTTTAACGTGCTGTCGCAGGCGGCTGCCGTCATGGCGAAGAACACCGGAACGGATGACCGTGGCGTCATCATCAACACCGCATCTGTCGCGGCTTTTGATGGGCAGATCGGCCAGCCCGCATACGCATCATCGAAGGGTGGCGTGCACGCGATGACGCTGCCGGTCGCTCGTGAATTGGCGCGTCACGGTATCCGCGTGTGCACGATTGCCCCCGGCATCATGGAGACGCCGATGCTCGCCGGTCTTCCGCAGGCGGCACAGGACTCCCTTGGCCAGCAGGTTCCGTACCCCTCGCGTCTCGGACGACCCGATGAATTTGCGGCGCTTGTGGCCCACATTGTTGACAACGACTATCTGAACGGCGAGACAATCCGTCTCGACGGCGCGATCCGAATGGCACCGAAATAA
- a CDS encoding enoyl-CoA hydratase/isomerase family protein, translating into MSESPILLSVVDGLARITLNRPARMNAFDQALALAWAEVTAEATSRDDVKAILLDAAGPSFCAGGDVLAMAQGMGDFTIQELAHTINAGILALVESPIPVVAAAHGTTAGGGLGILLASDYVIVGENSKIGSLYANVGLTPDLSVTASLAKAVGERRALQLVLSDRLLSAQQALDWGLVAEVVAPDEVKVRAEEVAQSWLAGAAGAYGQAKRLIRSQPTRTFAEQLSEEARTIDAALHTPEAQARVQAFADRSARKAK; encoded by the coding sequence ATGAGCGAATCCCCCATCCTTCTTTCCGTCGTTGACGGACTCGCGCGCATCACGCTGAACCGCCCTGCGCGCATGAATGCGTTTGATCAGGCCCTGGCGCTCGCCTGGGCAGAAGTGACAGCCGAGGCAACCTCACGCGATGACGTCAAGGCGATTCTCCTTGACGCTGCCGGGCCGTCGTTCTGCGCGGGCGGTGACGTGCTTGCGATGGCGCAAGGCATGGGCGACTTCACGATCCAGGAGCTCGCACACACCATTAATGCCGGAATTCTCGCACTTGTGGAGTCGCCGATTCCGGTGGTTGCTGCCGCACACGGAACCACAGCTGGCGGCGGACTCGGAATTCTCCTTGCGAGCGACTACGTCATCGTTGGAGAGAACTCCAAGATCGGCAGCCTGTACGCCAATGTGGGCCTGACACCGGACCTTTCGGTGACGGCGAGCCTCGCGAAGGCGGTAGGTGAGCGTCGTGCGCTGCAGCTGGTGCTGTCCGATCGGCTGCTGTCAGCGCAGCAGGCGTTGGACTGGGGGCTCGTCGCAGAAGTTGTTGCCCCTGATGAGGTCAAGGTGCGTGCCGAGGAGGTTGCGCAGTCGTGGCTGGCTGGTGCCGCCGGTGCATACGGCCAGGCAAAGCGCCTGATCCGTTCGCAGCCCACCCGCACATTCGCTGAACAACTTTCCGAAGAAGCCCGCACGATCGATGCCGCACTCCACACGCCGGAAGCTCAGGCACGAGTGCAAGCATTCGCCGACCGTTCCGCCCGAAAGGCCAAATAA
- a CDS encoding NAD(P)-dependent oxidoreductase, with translation MSLAGKTILMSGGSRGIGLAIALRAAADGANIALLAKTDTPHPSLEGTIHTAAEAIVAAGGRALAIVGDVRNDDDIAHAVLKTRGEFGGIDIVVNNASVIDLSGSVDLAAKKYDLMQDVNVRGTFMLSRAAVPILRESSNPHILSLSPPLNISPKWLGAHTAYTMAKYGMTMATLGLAAEFAADGIAANALWPRTTIATAAVQNLLGGDKVMAASRTPEIYADAAYAVLNRPSREATGNTYLVEDVLAEEGVTDFSGYAAVPGTPDNRLFPDIFLD, from the coding sequence ATGTCACTCGCAGGAAAAACCATCCTGATGTCCGGCGGTAGCCGTGGCATCGGTCTCGCGATCGCGCTGCGCGCGGCCGCTGACGGTGCCAACATTGCGTTGCTCGCCAAGACCGACACCCCGCACCCGTCCCTCGAAGGCACGATTCACACCGCCGCTGAGGCGATTGTCGCTGCCGGAGGGCGCGCGTTGGCGATCGTCGGCGACGTGCGTAATGACGATGACATCGCGCACGCCGTATTGAAGACGCGAGGCGAATTCGGCGGCATCGACATTGTCGTGAACAACGCGAGCGTCATCGACCTGTCCGGCTCGGTTGACCTCGCCGCGAAGAAGTACGACCTCATGCAAGATGTCAACGTGCGCGGAACCTTCATGCTGTCCCGCGCCGCGGTTCCGATTCTGCGCGAGTCCAGCAACCCGCACATTCTCTCGCTGTCGCCACCGCTGAACATTTCGCCCAAGTGGCTCGGAGCGCACACCGCGTACACGATGGCGAAGTACGGAATGACGATGGCAACTCTTGGCTTGGCAGCCGAATTTGCCGCCGACGGTATTGCCGCCAACGCGCTCTGGCCGCGCACGACCATTGCGACCGCAGCGGTGCAGAACCTCCTTGGCGGCGACAAGGTCATGGCCGCCTCCCGCACCCCCGAGATTTACGCTGACGCTGCCTACGCTGTGTTGAATCGCCCGTCTCGTGAGGCCACCGGAAACACCTACCTTGTCGAAGACGTCCTGGCGGAGGAAGGCGTGACGGACTTCTCCGGATACGCCGCCGTGCCCGGCACCCCCGACAACCGGTTGTTCCCGGACATTTTCCTGGACTAA
- a CDS encoding HNH endonuclease signature motif containing protein — MTIDSINEVPADPPGAFVFAVDALREIQSAMAGLAAMEMALYAAVFAQAEKMTAEMPSPVGEREMALRTASAEIGAALRVSDRTVQRRMSHAWDVAHIFPQTFEALREGRITPAHVNAITRASDGLPAGDAHDRYEAAAIERAEQLSPGRLAAVLPAVAAQIHECGLAERHQRARAQRRVEVRDVDDGMAEVLAVLPAIIAHGMFDRLTSMAKACQAVDPDDERSRDEIRADILGDLVLGGGPVASGDALAAITARVQITVPVLTAAGVTDVGTELIGTGPIDAETARRLVGPAAGWDRVMTHPVNGAILAIDRYRPNEDLRRALRVRDEHCRFPGCRQPAHRCDADHSHAAADGGETCLDNMALLCPRHHDMKHAAAWIITHLGRGVLRWTSPSGRTYIDTPTPTLRFFPSNPDPDPGSSPGSGHDSDAGPDPGTRGGTGAGADVNEDALAGANVAANAGASVDTNTETDAGGGESASRADAAAEARKAHRRRLMMGEPRGEGSELESAPF; from the coding sequence ATGACGATCGATAGCATCAATGAAGTCCCGGCTGACCCGCCGGGTGCCTTCGTGTTCGCTGTCGATGCATTGCGTGAGATTCAGTCCGCGATGGCGGGGCTCGCTGCGATGGAGATGGCGCTATACGCCGCCGTCTTCGCCCAGGCGGAGAAAATGACGGCCGAGATGCCGTCGCCCGTTGGTGAACGAGAGATGGCGCTCCGCACAGCGAGCGCCGAGATTGGCGCTGCACTGCGAGTGAGTGACCGCACGGTGCAACGTCGCATGTCGCACGCGTGGGATGTCGCGCATATCTTTCCGCAGACCTTTGAGGCGCTGCGCGAGGGGCGCATCACGCCGGCTCACGTCAATGCGATTACTCGAGCGAGCGATGGGCTGCCAGCGGGAGATGCGCACGATAGGTATGAGGCGGCGGCTATCGAGCGTGCCGAGCAACTGTCGCCCGGGCGTCTTGCCGCAGTTCTGCCTGCTGTTGCGGCACAGATTCACGAGTGCGGTCTTGCGGAGCGTCATCAGCGTGCACGGGCGCAACGGCGGGTTGAGGTGCGAGATGTTGACGACGGAATGGCGGAGGTTCTTGCCGTTCTGCCCGCCATCATCGCCCACGGAATGTTTGACCGACTGACGTCGATGGCGAAAGCATGTCAGGCAGTCGATCCCGACGATGAACGGTCTCGCGATGAAATTCGTGCAGATATCCTCGGAGATCTCGTTCTCGGCGGCGGCCCGGTGGCGAGCGGCGACGCGCTGGCGGCGATCACCGCGCGTGTGCAGATTACGGTGCCGGTATTGACGGCAGCAGGCGTCACCGACGTCGGTACTGAACTGATCGGAACCGGGCCCATTGATGCAGAGACGGCGCGGCGATTGGTGGGTCCGGCCGCCGGATGGGATCGCGTGATGACACACCCCGTGAACGGCGCAATTCTGGCCATCGACCGCTACCGTCCCAATGAAGACCTGCGCCGCGCCCTGCGAGTGCGTGACGAGCACTGTCGATTCCCCGGGTGCCGCCAGCCGGCGCACCGATGCGACGCAGACCATAGTCATGCGGCGGCTGACGGAGGCGAAACGTGTCTAGACAATATGGCACTCCTGTGCCCGCGCCACCACGACATGAAGCACGCCGCAGCGTGGATCATCACGCACCTAGGTCGCGGGGTGCTGCGGTGGACGAGCCCCAGCGGGCGCACATATATCGACACACCGACCCCGACACTGCGATTCTTCCCCTCTAACCCCGACCCCGACCCCGGTTCCAGTCCGGGTTCTGGTCACGATTCGGATGCTGGCCCCGATCCGGGGACCCGGGGCGGCACTGGCGCTGGTGCTGATGTCAACGAGGATGCCCTTGCGGGTGCCAACGTGGCTGCCAATGCTGGTGCCAGCGTGGATACCAACACAGAGACCGATGCTGGGGGCGGTGAGAGTGCGAGCCGAGCTGACGCTGCGGCCGAGGCGCGGAAGGCGCATCGCCGGCGTCTCATGATGGGCGAACCACGCGGTGAGGGTTCCGAACTCGAGAGTGCCCCGTTCTGA